One genomic region from Leptospira tipperaryensis encodes:
- the msrA gene encoding peptide-methionine (S)-S-oxide reductase MsrA: MELATLGGGCFWCLEAVYQMVEGVESIVSGYSGGQTRNPDYRSVCSGTTGHAEVVQISFDPKVITFPEILEIFWICHDPTTLNRQGNDIGTQYRSIIFYHSSEQKKQSEEAIQKASANFSNPIVTQVEELKEFYPAENYHQNYFQSNPEQTYCHYVVKPKIDKFLKVGFKVKSRS; the protein is encoded by the coding sequence ATGGAATTAGCAACACTGGGCGGCGGATGTTTTTGGTGTCTCGAAGCGGTTTATCAAATGGTGGAAGGTGTAGAATCGATCGTTTCCGGATATTCCGGCGGGCAGACTCGGAATCCGGATTATCGTTCCGTATGTTCGGGAACTACGGGACACGCCGAAGTTGTTCAGATCTCCTTTGATCCAAAAGTGATTACCTTTCCCGAGATCTTGGAAATTTTCTGGATCTGTCACGATCCGACTACGTTAAACCGACAAGGAAACGATATCGGAACTCAGTACCGTTCGATCATCTTCTATCATTCTTCCGAACAAAAAAAACAATCGGAAGAAGCGATCCAAAAAGCTTCGGCAAATTTTTCGAATCCGATCGTGACTCAAGTGGAAGAGTTGAAAGAGTTTTATCCCGCCGAAAATTACCATCAAAACTACTTTCAATCCAATCCGGAACAAACGTATTGTCATTACGTTGTAAAACCGAAGATTGATAAGTTTCTCAAAGTCGGGTTCAAAGTTAAAAGTAGATCTTAA
- a CDS encoding ligase-associated DNA damage response exonuclease, which produces MEMIVLTPAGLYIPQADVYVDPWKGVPRAILTHAHSDHTRKGSAHYLCAESGFHLTQERLGKKAPIETLPYGRAVYTNGVRISLHSAGHILGSSQVRIEYKGKVTVISGDYKTVPDPTCEPFEILKCDTFLSEATFAKPYYIWENTTFVFQNILNFILENRNLDSISLLYGYSLGKAQRILKGLSIAAEERGIDLDFFVHDSILSMNSRYEESGIQLPKTKPLDQWNPNSKNHFVFLAPPGSPIPNPESKKIRSAFCSGWMQLSKNRKNGSFSKGFTLSDHADWNELVQTISSTEAEEILLTHGDTEDIVRYLKEKGKNAKTLKTKFHSEESEF; this is translated from the coding sequence ATGGAAATGATCGTCTTAACACCCGCCGGATTGTATATTCCTCAAGCCGATGTTTATGTCGATCCTTGGAAGGGAGTGCCGAGGGCGATCCTAACACACGCACATTCCGATCATACGAGAAAGGGTTCCGCTCATTACCTCTGCGCAGAATCCGGTTTTCATCTCACGCAAGAACGCCTCGGAAAAAAAGCTCCGATCGAAACACTTCCTTACGGAAGAGCCGTATATACAAATGGGGTAAGAATCAGTCTTCACTCCGCGGGTCATATCCTTGGATCTTCCCAGGTAAGAATCGAATACAAAGGGAAAGTGACCGTGATCAGCGGAGACTACAAAACGGTTCCCGATCCGACCTGCGAACCTTTCGAAATTCTCAAATGTGATACGTTTCTTTCGGAAGCGACCTTTGCAAAACCGTATTATATCTGGGAAAATACTACATTCGTATTTCAGAATATTCTAAACTTTATTTTGGAAAATAGAAACCTCGACTCGATCTCATTGCTCTACGGATATTCGCTCGGGAAGGCGCAGAGAATTCTAAAAGGATTGTCGATCGCGGCGGAGGAACGAGGGATCGACTTGGATTTTTTTGTTCACGATTCCATTCTTTCCATGAACTCGAGATACGAAGAATCGGGAATCCAACTTCCTAAAACAAAACCCTTGGATCAATGGAACCCGAATTCTAAAAATCATTTTGTTTTTCTCGCTCCTCCGGGTTCTCCGATTCCCAATCCGGAATCTAAAAAAATCCGAAGCGCCTTTTGTTCCGGCTGGATGCAGCTTTCAAAAAATAGAAAGAACGGAAGTTTTAGCAAAGGGTTTACTCTTTCGGATCACGCCGACTGGAATGAATTGGTTCAAACGATTTCCTCTACGGAAGCTGAAGAAATTCTTCTCACTCACGGAGATACGGAAGATATCGTTCGATATCTCAAAGAGAAAGGGAAGAATGCAAAGACTCTCAAAACGAAATTTCATTCGGAAGAATCTGAATTTTGA
- a CDS encoding alpha/beta hydrolase, with the protein MKSNIQRTFLILILGIFLSQCQASIQLQGEIHHPKTEDGWDLTLEHFPPLSGNITKKYPVILCHGLIANRTYLKINEKSSIVGRLQKEGYDVWLLDLRGRREAGYPSLFFGDKTFTYSMDDYIKYDVDAAIKHVLNSTGKDKVNWIGHSMGGMVVYGRVGSLGEKRIANFVAIGSPAIMDPPSSAIRRWGSLTWLMNLWPVVPTETWAGIQGGTGIPFLPQKSFEELFWHKANIDPSILSGVKTTSINPGAKNEILQFKDLAESGEMRSLDKKISYSDNLKNIKIPTLFVAGRRDKLGMSYSLRYAYDTISSEDKSLFIASRSNGHSDDYGHTDLIVGKHADKEIFGPIVSWLDKRN; encoded by the coding sequence ATGAAATCGAATATCCAAAGAACGTTTTTGATTCTTATCCTGGGAATTTTTCTTTCCCAATGCCAAGCGAGCATACAGCTTCAAGGCGAAATCCATCATCCTAAAACGGAAGACGGTTGGGATCTAACTCTCGAACATTTCCCTCCGCTTTCCGGAAACATCACAAAAAAATATCCCGTTATATTATGCCACGGATTGATCGCCAACAGAACCTATCTGAAGATCAACGAGAAAAGTTCCATCGTAGGAAGGCTTCAAAAAGAAGGTTACGACGTTTGGTTGTTGGATCTGAGAGGAAGAAGGGAAGCGGGTTATCCGTCTCTTTTTTTCGGAGATAAGACATTCACTTATAGCATGGACGACTATATCAAATACGACGTGGATGCGGCCATCAAACACGTGTTAAATTCTACCGGAAAGGACAAGGTCAACTGGATCGGTCATAGTATGGGCGGAATGGTAGTCTACGGAAGAGTGGGAAGTCTGGGCGAAAAGAGAATCGCAAACTTTGTCGCAATCGGTTCTCCCGCGATCATGGATCCACCGAGTTCCGCGATTCGACGCTGGGGATCTCTAACGTGGCTCATGAATCTTTGGCCCGTTGTTCCCACCGAAACCTGGGCCGGCATTCAAGGTGGAACGGGAATTCCGTTTCTTCCCCAAAAATCTTTTGAAGAGCTTTTTTGGCACAAGGCCAATATAGATCCTTCGATTCTTTCCGGAGTAAAAACTACTTCCATCAATCCGGGTGCGAAGAATGAAATTCTACAGTTCAAAGATCTCGCCGAAAGCGGAGAAATGCGGAGTTTAGACAAGAAGATATCCTATTCTGATAATCTTAAGAATATCAAAATTCCCACTCTTTTCGTTGCGGGAAGAAGAGACAAACTCGGAATGTCGTATTCTCTGCGTTATGCGTATGACACGATTTCTTCCGAGGACAAATCTCTTTTTATCGCTTCCCGATCGAACGGTCATTCGGACGATTACGGACATACGGACTTGATCGTGGGAAAACACGCGGACAAAGAAATATTCGGCCCGATCGTTTCCTGGCTGGATAAAAGAAACTAA
- a CDS encoding NAD(P) transhydrogenase subunit alpha, translating into MEQFVGYLTIFLLAVFVGFEVITRIPPLLHTPLMSGSNAISGITIIGAILSLHSVNGPLINIIGFVAMVAATINVIGGFLVTHRMLGMFKKKEK; encoded by the coding sequence ATGGAACAGTTCGTAGGTTACCTGACGATCTTCTTATTAGCCGTATTCGTAGGTTTTGAGGTCATCACAAGAATTCCTCCTCTTTTACATACCCCTCTTATGTCAGGTTCCAATGCTATTTCCGGAATCACGATCATTGGGGCGATTTTATCTCTACATTCGGTGAACGGCCCTTTGATCAACATCATTGGATTTGTTGCTATGGTTGCCGCAACCATCAACGTGATCGGTGGATTCTTAGTCACGCACAGAATGTTAGGAATGTTCAAGAAGAAAGAAAAGTAA
- the queD gene encoding 6-carboxytetrahydropterin synthase QueD: MEEIELTKEFRFDAAHLLPNVPDGHKCKRLHGHSFRFKLHLKGRIDSHTGWLIDYAEVSKIVKPLIENHLDHYYLNDVPGLENPTSENISIWLWNHLKPLLPLLYKITLNETCTSACIYEGPKNSH, translated from the coding sequence ATGGAAGAAATCGAACTCACTAAAGAATTCCGCTTCGACGCCGCTCACCTTCTTCCCAACGTACCCGACGGCCATAAATGCAAAAGACTTCACGGTCATAGCTTTCGTTTTAAACTTCATCTCAAAGGAAGAATCGATTCTCACACCGGTTGGTTGATCGATTATGCGGAAGTCAGTAAGATCGTAAAACCCCTCATCGAAAATCATCTCGATCACTATTATCTAAACGATGTTCCCGGATTGGAAAATCCGACTTCGGAAAATATTTCTATCTGGCTCTGGAATCATCTCAAACCGCTCCTTCCTCTTTTGTATAAAATCACACTCAACGAAACTTGTACAAGCGCCTGCATCTACGAAGGTCCGAAAAATTCTCACTGA
- a CDS encoding uracil-DNA glycosylase, whose product MSREEKIRRLGLVQSEVTDCKLCKLHTTRTQTVFGEGNPEAEVVFIGEGPGKQEDLTGRPFVGRAGELLTRIIEKGMGVPRESVFIANIVKCRPTLDMKFEKDRPPEDEETRACAPYLLRQLEIIQPKAIITLGNPSTRFILNTKEGITKLRGNWGSFYGIPVMPTYHPSFVIRNGGENSPLKRDVWEDIKKVMDLLGWKKPS is encoded by the coding sequence ATGAGCAGAGAAGAAAAAATCAGAAGATTAGGTCTCGTCCAATCCGAGGTCACCGATTGTAAGCTTTGCAAGCTTCACACGACTCGAACACAAACGGTCTTTGGAGAAGGCAATCCGGAAGCCGAGGTGGTTTTTATCGGAGAAGGTCCCGGCAAACAAGAGGACTTGACCGGCCGTCCCTTTGTGGGCCGCGCCGGAGAACTCTTAACAAGAATCATCGAAAAGGGAATGGGAGTTCCGAGAGAATCCGTCTTTATCGCAAACATCGTAAAGTGTAGGCCGACCCTCGATATGAAATTCGAAAAGGATCGTCCGCCGGAAGACGAAGAGACCAGGGCCTGCGCTCCGTATCTTCTCAGACAACTGGAAATCATTCAACCCAAGGCTATCATTACTCTTGGAAATCCATCCACACGTTTTATCTTAAACACAAAGGAAGGGATTACAAAACTCAGAGGAAATTGGGGTTCTTTCTATGGAATCCCGGTGATGCCTACATATCATCCGAGTTTTGTAATTCGAAACGGAGGGGAGAACAGTCCTCTCAAACGAGACGTCTGGGAGGACATTAAGAAAGTTATGGATTTGCTGGGTTGGAAGAAACCTTCTTAG
- the queC gene encoding 7-cyano-7-deazaguanine synthase QueC has protein sequence MKNPNRKKSDSKLKSSNNKAVVLLSGGLDSTTCLYQAIADGKEVQALSFDYGQRHRIELTYAKKITRKLGIPHTIQKLKPELFLGSSLTQKSIKVPKNSLGKDEIPNTYVPGRNILFLSFATSLAEGTGSDSIYIGVNAMDYSGYPDCRPEFIKMFEMAIQLGTKKGSQGSPLKIITPLQNLSKKEIVLLGSKLNVPFHLTFSCYDPQNGKACGRCDACLLRKKGFQETGVSEK, from the coding sequence ATTAAGAATCCGAATCGAAAGAAATCCGATTCAAAATTAAAATCTTCCAACAACAAGGCCGTCGTACTTTTATCCGGAGGACTGGATTCTACCACTTGTTTGTATCAGGCGATCGCGGATGGCAAGGAAGTTCAGGCCTTATCCTTCGACTACGGACAGAGACATAGAATCGAATTGACTTATGCGAAAAAGATTACTCGCAAATTAGGAATCCCACATACGATTCAAAAGTTAAAACCGGAATTGTTTTTAGGATCTTCTCTCACTCAAAAGTCGATCAAGGTTCCTAAGAATTCTCTGGGAAAGGATGAAATTCCGAATACGTATGTTCCCGGAAGAAACATCCTCTTTCTTTCTTTTGCCACCTCCCTCGCAGAAGGAACCGGATCGGATTCGATCTATATCGGAGTCAATGCGATGGATTATTCCGGTTATCCGGATTGCAGACCTGAATTTATCAAGATGTTCGAGATGGCAATCCAACTCGGAACCAAAAAAGGAAGCCAAGGTTCTCCTCTCAAAATTATAACCCCTCTACAAAATCTTTCTAAGAAAGAAATCGTTCTCTTGGGAAGTAAATTGAATGTTCCCTTTCATCTCACATTCTCCTGTTATGACCCGCAAAACGGCAAGGCCTGTGGAAGATGCGACGCCTGTCTCTTGAGAAAAAAAGGTTTTCAGGAGACAGGAGTTTCTGAAAAGTGA
- a CDS encoding ankyrin repeat domain-containing protein, which yields MTERNLPKLKKAKTEHRYQMIQWIEMGSIEKIQEEIETRGKDFYGAAPLFFAASENSVPALEYFESIGFPLDTRDSGNLSLHFYACRDRGKSEVVSYLLNKNITPDPKDILEAAAKGKIEILKLYQTFGIDLKDPNLKNENYTLLEIATFSNLECLKFLFEQGLTLEPSLLPRAASLGKLDIVRYLVLEQKADPNVKVHERNAIHEACFGPSNHEPYEHLNILKFLHENGGDLNSPSNWRGDEIYTPLHFACRPGAQDKMPFIRYLLENGVDPDLQNPKSALSIADSKTRKEVLKFLETKGIKVEKDPFQRSFQVDKLIAFAEDAIRKFAKENPEAVVFQFVIEGATMSMSDLFDPEYYVGEWKYEGFAEFREENGFDYPLWQEHYDSMGEDENSPYALAMSKVIEGLHERKIFDLLKRSKNFETKMIDHMY from the coding sequence ATGACAGAAAGGAACCTACCAAAACTCAAAAAAGCAAAAACGGAACATCGATATCAGATGATTCAATGGATTGAAATGGGAAGTATCGAAAAAATCCAAGAAGAAATCGAAACTCGAGGAAAGGATTTCTACGGCGCCGCTCCCTTGTTCTTTGCCGCGAGTGAAAACAGCGTTCCCGCATTGGAATATTTTGAAAGTATCGGATTTCCTTTAGACACGAGGGATTCCGGCAATCTTTCTCTTCACTTTTATGCATGCAGAGATCGCGGTAAAAGCGAAGTCGTAAGTTATCTTCTAAATAAAAATATAACGCCGGATCCAAAGGATATTCTCGAAGCCGCGGCGAAAGGAAAAATCGAAATTCTAAAACTGTATCAAACCTTTGGAATCGATCTCAAAGATCCGAATCTCAAAAACGAAAACTACACACTTTTGGAAATCGCAACGTTCTCTAACTTAGAATGTTTAAAATTTCTCTTCGAACAAGGTCTGACTTTGGAACCGAGCCTTCTACCAAGAGCGGCCAGTTTAGGAAAATTGGATATAGTTCGTTATCTCGTCTTAGAACAAAAGGCGGATCCAAACGTAAAGGTGCACGAAAGAAACGCGATTCACGAAGCCTGTTTCGGTCCGTCCAATCACGAACCCTATGAACATTTGAATATTCTAAAATTCTTACATGAGAATGGAGGAGACTTGAATTCTCCTTCAAATTGGAGAGGAGACGAAATCTATACTCCTCTTCATTTTGCCTGCAGGCCCGGAGCTCAGGATAAAATGCCCTTTATCCGATATCTTTTGGAAAATGGAGTCGATCCGGATTTACAAAATCCGAAATCGGCTCTTAGCATCGCGGATTCGAAAACAAGAAAGGAAGTATTAAAATTCTTAGAAACAAAAGGAATCAAAGTGGAAAAGGATCCTTTCCAAAGATCGTTTCAAGTTGATAAACTGATTGCCTTTGCGGAAGACGCGATTCGAAAATTTGCAAAAGAAAATCCGGAGGCCGTCGTCTTTCAATTTGTGATCGAAGGCGCGACGATGAGCATGAGCGATCTTTTTGATCCCGAATACTACGTGGGAGAATGGAAATACGAAGGTTTCGCCGAGTTCCGCGAAGAAAACGGTTTCGATTATCCTTTGTGGCAGGAACACTACGACTCAATGGGTGAAGACGAAAACTCCCCCTATGCCTTAGCGATGTCAAAGGTCATAGAGGGTCTACACGAAAGAAAAATATTCGATCTTCTCAAACGATCCAAAAATTTCGAAACAAAGATGATCGATCACATGTATTAG
- a CDS encoding penicillin acylase family protein, with amino-acid sequence MRNFSLQFLNFWNRIPLWIRRSFWSIFAILLFAKIGFSLLLFLKSPRLSGELKVSGITRPVSIIRDSYGVPHIRSEDSHSAYYALGYVTASDRLFQMEILRRAGRGELSEVLGADLIPADTFLRQMLLRRTAEKMLQEGAKGNPQAWKELDSFLEGINFFLKTEALPIEFTVLGYKPKPFDRLDVLSALSLLSFSFAEALRLDPIYSTLEKKLPNRNVAELFPRHDKEDPFSIFENQPAYSPKAITQDRRNTISNLASLSSPEKKSDDFSEVSKTFQKVDSILRDLPLFTGSNSWVIAPSRSATGGAILANDPHIAFSNPGTWYEVHMKVGEHETYGYHFPILPFPLIAHNAKKAWALTMLENDDMDFYQEVLHPTQPNLVKEKGNWVPVQILKEKIPVKGEEAREIEIQVTSHGPIVSKPIEGYKGPVISVRWIFHHVTVPLLDTVYSLGRCSSLEECSFIVPSLPAPGLNVSYADAKGNIAWWAVGRFPIRGKKSNPRKFLDGASGEDDVIGYIPASENPKLINPPEGIILTANHLPVTELKGYGRPEGYWQESDRARRIYELLSQRQRWSVDDVKKVQTDVHAFSARSIVPLIAGELEKEKEWNGVFRETLDIYKSFDGEHTLDSVGATIFQTLNQFVMLNLLSDELDSRELAIYGHNAEHWNAYKAVLFNPDSTFWDDLTTPGIAETRREILIRAFEQTVRYLSQKHGGSASSWKWGKAHKITFEHPIGKVPVLGLIFNQGPFSINSGEANVNVMAQQDINPEMTPKVGPSKRRIIDLINPENSWSVLPTGNSGNQGSPFYGDQIKMFLDGEHRAIRFTQSQIEQDSKYVLKLIPE; translated from the coding sequence ATGAGAAACTTCAGCTTACAATTTTTAAACTTTTGGAATCGTATTCCTCTTTGGATACGTCGTTCTTTCTGGTCTATCTTTGCGATTCTCCTTTTTGCGAAGATTGGATTCTCCCTTTTATTATTTTTAAAATCCCCTCGTTTGAGCGGAGAATTAAAAGTATCCGGAATTACAAGGCCGGTTTCGATCATTCGGGACTCTTACGGAGTTCCGCACATTCGATCCGAGGATTCGCATTCCGCCTACTATGCGTTAGGTTACGTAACCGCGAGCGATCGTTTGTTTCAGATGGAAATTCTCCGAAGAGCAGGAAGAGGGGAGTTGTCCGAAGTTTTAGGCGCGGACCTGATTCCTGCGGATACATTCTTGCGGCAAATGCTCTTAAGAAGAACCGCCGAAAAGATGCTTCAAGAAGGAGCAAAGGGTAATCCTCAGGCCTGGAAAGAATTGGATTCTTTTTTAGAAGGAATCAATTTCTTTTTGAAAACGGAAGCCTTACCGATCGAGTTTACGGTTCTCGGATACAAACCGAAACCATTTGATCGTTTGGATGTTTTGAGCGCTCTTTCGCTTTTGTCTTTTTCTTTTGCGGAAGCCCTTCGATTGGATCCGATCTATTCTACATTAGAGAAAAAACTTCCGAATCGTAACGTCGCAGAATTATTTCCGAGACACGATAAAGAGGATCCGTTTTCGATTTTCGAAAATCAACCGGCGTATTCTCCGAAAGCGATCACACAAGATCGAAGGAATACAATTTCGAATCTTGCGTCCCTTTCTTCTCCGGAAAAAAAATCCGATGACTTTTCGGAAGTTTCCAAAACGTTTCAAAAAGTGGATTCCATTCTGAGAGATCTTCCTCTTTTTACGGGAAGCAATTCTTGGGTGATCGCTCCTTCGAGGTCCGCAACCGGAGGCGCCATTTTAGCCAACGATCCCCATATCGCATTCAGTAATCCTGGAACCTGGTATGAAGTTCACATGAAGGTTGGAGAACACGAAACCTATGGGTATCATTTTCCGATTCTTCCGTTTCCTTTAATCGCGCATAACGCGAAAAAAGCCTGGGCCTTGACGATGTTGGAAAACGACGACATGGATTTTTATCAGGAAGTTCTCCATCCTACACAACCCAATCTTGTAAAAGAAAAAGGAAATTGGGTTCCGGTTCAAATTCTCAAAGAAAAAATTCCAGTCAAGGGAGAGGAAGCGAGAGAAATCGAAATTCAAGTTACTTCTCACGGTCCCATCGTTTCAAAACCGATCGAAGGTTACAAAGGCCCTGTGATTTCCGTTCGCTGGATCTTTCATCACGTTACAGTTCCTTTGTTGGATACGGTTTATAGTCTGGGTCGTTGTTCTTCTCTGGAAGAATGTTCATTTATCGTCCCGTCTCTTCCGGCTCCCGGTTTGAACGTTTCTTACGCGGATGCAAAAGGGAATATCGCTTGGTGGGCCGTTGGGAGATTTCCGATCCGAGGTAAAAAGAGTAATCCGCGAAAATTTTTGGACGGGGCTTCGGGTGAAGACGACGTGATCGGTTATATCCCTGCTTCAGAAAATCCGAAATTGATCAATCCTCCGGAAGGAATCATTCTTACGGCGAATCATCTTCCCGTCACCGAGTTGAAGGGATACGGAAGACCGGAAGGTTATTGGCAAGAATCCGATCGCGCGAGAAGAATTTACGAACTTCTTTCTCAAAGACAACGTTGGTCCGTGGACGACGTTAAGAAAGTTCAAACCGACGTTCACGCCTTTTCAGCGAGGAGCATTGTTCCTTTGATCGCCGGAGAATTGGAAAAAGAGAAAGAATGGAACGGAGTTTTCCGAGAAACTCTGGATATCTACAAGTCTTTTGACGGAGAACACACGTTAGACTCCGTTGGAGCTACGATTTTCCAAACCTTAAATCAATTCGTAATGCTCAATCTTTTGTCCGATGAGTTGGACTCCAGAGAACTTGCGATCTATGGTCACAACGCGGAACACTGGAACGCGTACAAAGCCGTTCTTTTTAATCCGGATTCTACATTTTGGGATGATCTAACGACGCCCGGCATCGCGGAAACAAGAAGAGAGATTTTGATTCGAGCTTTCGAACAAACGGTTCGTTATCTTTCTCAGAAACACGGCGGATCCGCTTCTTCCTGGAAATGGGGAAAGGCTCACAAGATTACGTTTGAACATCCGATTGGAAAGGTTCCTGTTTTGGGTTTGATTTTCAATCAAGGGCCTTTTTCAATCAATTCGGGAGAAGCAAACGTGAACGTCATGGCACAACAGGATATCAATCCTGAGATGACTCCGAAAGTAGGACCTTCGAAAAGAAGAATTATCGATTTGATCAATCCTGAAAATTCATGGTCAGTTTTGCCGACTGGAAATTCAGGAAACCAAGGTTCTCCTTTTTACGGGGATCAGATCAAAATGTTTTTAGACGGAGAACACAGGGCGATCCGTTTTACTCAATCGCAGATCGAACAAGATTCTAAATACGTATTAAAATTGATTCCGGAATAG
- a CDS encoding alpha/beta hydrolase gives MKYTKIKLFTFVFVCILSIFGCTRYVVITDQKFTSQTANIAPNVYLTTFSYENSSYPPILIVDPVLINKKALYLGDKSGLIGVLNGNGFSVWLLHFEDHKNINLKDVGENLIPEVIGRIQKVTGKKEYILGGVSLGGQSLLHSFKAKKIPDIAKVFFLGTGMDYKYNDSFIEQMKAEKRLGSDISSSCKNKDSFCKRFISFDADDPTTLFVYQNLFNYLPALEENPKTWESFENTNFPSLFIGGRIDNISPTESIHPVYKRKKGKREYFEAGRDNGMAIDYDHLGLFAYEDAPSDIYQRIANWLKETEAEPKKVSSNPANP, from the coding sequence ATGAAATATACAAAAATTAAGCTTTTCACGTTCGTATTCGTTTGTATCCTATCGATTTTCGGATGCACACGTTATGTGGTCATTACCGATCAAAAATTCACTTCACAAACGGCGAACATAGCTCCGAACGTCTATCTGACTACGTTCTCCTATGAGAATTCTTCTTATCCTCCGATTTTAATCGTGGATCCCGTTTTGATCAATAAAAAGGCCCTTTATCTTGGAGATAAATCGGGTCTGATCGGAGTTTTAAACGGAAACGGATTTTCGGTTTGGCTTCTTCATTTCGAAGATCACAAAAATATAAACCTCAAAGACGTCGGAGAAAATTTGATTCCGGAAGTGATCGGAAGAATTCAAAAAGTCACCGGTAAAAAAGAATACATTCTCGGCGGCGTGTCGTTAGGCGGACAATCTCTCCTCCATTCTTTCAAAGCCAAAAAAATTCCGGACATCGCAAAGGTATTCTTTCTCGGAACGGGGATGGATTATAAATACAACGATAGTTTTATCGAGCAGATGAAAGCCGAAAAAAGACTGGGCTCGGATATAAGTTCTTCCTGTAAAAATAAGGACAGCTTCTGTAAACGTTTTATCTCTTTCGACGCCGATGATCCTACTACCCTCTTCGTTTATCAAAATCTCTTTAATTATCTTCCGGCTCTGGAAGAAAATCCGAAGACATGGGAATCTTTTGAAAATACAAACTTCCCTTCCCTTTTTATCGGAGGTAGAATCGATAACATTTCTCCGACGGAAAGTATTCATCCCGTTTACAAAAGAAAAAAAGGAAAAAGGGAATATTTTGAAGCGGGAAGAGACAACGGAATGGCGATCGACTATGATCATCTTGGTCTTTTTGCCTACGAAGACGCACCTTCCGATATTTATCAGAGAATCGCAAACTGGTTAAAGGAAACCGAAGCTGAGCCTAAGAAGGTTTCTTCCAACCCAGCAAATCCATAA